In the genome of Natronorubrum aibiense, the window ATACGAAAATCTCGAGCGGATCTGGATCGATCGAACCACGCGCGAGGCTCGTGAAGGCCGTCGGAAGGTCTCGAAGTCGTCGTTCGACCTCAAGATCGTCCGAAGTACCGACGATGGGGCGGCCTACGAGGACACGATCGACCACCTGAGTGAGAGCGAACGAGAAGTGACCGGACTCGTGTTCGCGCTCGCCGGATATCTCGTTCACGATGTTTACGAGACGGTTCCGTTCATGCTGTTGGACTCGCTCGAGGCGATCGATTCCGAGCGGATTGCAGCGCTCGTCGAGTACTTCGAATCGTACGTGCCATATCTCATCGTCGCGCTGTTAGAAGAGGACGCACAGGCGGTCGAGGGCGGCCACGGCGTGATCACGGATATCTAGCCGGCGACGCTGACGAGACCGATTTTTTCGGCGAGCGTAGGATTACACGAGTATGGTTGTAAGAGGATGCTGCAAGCGCCGGTGTGTTCGAATTGAATATCGCCCAAAATGGACGAAAATGGCCCTATTGAAGCTCCAAAACCCATTTTCGATTATACCGAAAAACAATCCGAAACCGAAAACTGATTTTGTGGTATCTAACACGGTTATTCTGAATATACACCAGAGCTAGCTGCTGAAAAGGGTTTTCGATAGTACCGGAAACTGTTTTCGCCGCGTACTATCAAATCTCGACTGGAGTAACCAATCGTGAGCAACGGTCGTATCGGCAGTTTGGGGGATGAATTATAAACGGCACCGTTTTCCACGTTTTACTGCAGTCGTGTACTTCCTGAATAATATTGTATTAAAACAATATAATCACCTGAAGGTGATTCGGCTCTTCCGGAACGATTTTAGACTGCTAGTCGGTTGTTAACATTCATTGCCTACTTACAAAATCACGTATTTCGGGTATAGAACGCTTATTTTCAGCCGATCACTGAGATTCAGTCTCGAAAACGGAATGTCAAAACGTGTCGTCGTCTCGAAGTCAATCCGGAAATATTTCCGGCATAGCCGAAAGCCTTCTATATCTGGCAGTTGTGTCTCGATTCATGGGAGGGACATCAAACCGGTCGGTCGAACGGGCGTTCAAACTCATCGACGAACTCGCCGAAAACGGCAGTGGGGGCGTTTCAGAGCTCGCAGAACGGCTCGATATGCCCGTCAGTACGGTTCACGATTATTTACAGGCGCTCGTCGCGACAGGATACGTAACGGTACACGACACGGAGTACCGAACGACGACGCGGTTTCTCGAGGTCGGCCACCGCCAGCGACATCGGTTAGAGGTCTTCAAAGCGGTCCGTGATGAACTCGAGGACGTTGCATCGGAAACTGGCGAACATGCAACTCTACTGATCGAAGAAGACGATCAGGCGGTGATCCTCGCGGTTCAGGAAGGGCCGGATGCCGTTAACCTGTTCGCGTACCCGGGTGCCAGAATGCCCCTTCACGCGACTGCACCCGGAAAGGCGATGCTTGCGCACATGACTGATGACCGCGTCGACGAGATCATCGACCGGCAGGGTCTCGTTGCGGTCACCTCACAAACGATCACCGATCCCGACGTGCTCTTCGAGCAACTCGAGTCGATTCGCCAGCAGGGATACGCGATCGACGAAGGGGAACGTATCGCCGGCATGGTCTGTATCGCAGCGCCGATTCTCGATAAGAGCGATCGGATTCGCGGGTCGATCTGTGTCTGTGGGCCACAGAGCCGGATCGACGAAACACGGCGCGAGGAGATCGCGGACGTCATCCAGCGGGCCGCGAACGTCACCCAGGTAAATTTGGATTACGTGTAGCCGACTCAGTTGGGTTCGATGTCGGCTTTCGAAGCCGATTACGCCTCCGAAACCGGTGCGAGTGCGTCGATCGTTTCCGTGGCCAGTTCGTCGGCGGCCTGCTCCGGAATCGTCACCAGTGGGCGGTCCATCGCCGTTTCGGCGATTAGTTCCCTGAGTTGCTCGCGCGCGTCTTCGGGTGTCCCCGCGACGCCGAGTTCGTGGACCATCTCGTCCGTGACGAGACCGGTGGCCTCTCCGCGGTTACCCGCTTGCCACGCTTCGGCGACGCGTTCGGCTTCATCGGGGAACAGCGTCGAAACCGCGTTCTGATAGCCTTTACCACTTCCGACGTAGTAGGCGATGTGGCCGCGAACGGCATCGTAGGCTTCTTCAGCGTCGTCGCTGACCGCCGCCGGAACGTAGGGCGCGATCGTGATCTCGTCGGGATCGCGGTCGGCTTCGCGGGCTGTTCGTTCGACGACCTCGAAGGCGTTCTCGAGTTCGGAAAACGGGATATTGTGGGGCATCCAGCCGTCACAGAGTCGCCCGACGACGCGTCGGTTGGCTGGCCCGAGCGCTGCGTGATAGATCGGAACATCCGCATTGATTGGTGGAACGCCGTTGACGCCGAGCAGTTCGCCGTCGTAGTCGACTGGCTCGTCGTCGCGCAGAATTTTCGTAATGATCTCGATCGTCTCGTGGGAGCGACGAACCGGTCGTTCGAACTCCATACCGTGGATGTTTTCGACGGCCGTCGGCGTACTCGTTCCGACGCCGAACGACGCGCGGCCATCCGAGACCTGATCGAGCGTCGCTGCGGTCATCGCGAGTACGGCCGGTGTCCGCGAAAACACGTTTACGATGGCCGTCCCGAGTTCGACCTCGTCCGTCGACGCTGCGATCTCTGCGAGTTTGACGACGGAACTCGTTCCCCAGAGCTCCCCCATCCAGACGGAGTCATACCCCTGTTGTTCCGCGTCGATTGCGAGATCGGTCGGGTCGTGTGCGCCAGTTCGTGGGATTACCAGGCCGAGGTGCATACCACCACGTTTGGGATTTGTCGTGATAAATCATTCTGCGAATATGAGGATTGGAAACTCGATGGTCGCTCGCTATCGGCCGACGAACTCGGGATCGCCGTCACCGAAGAATGCCTCGAGGCCACGCTCGTAGTCTTCCGTCTTGGATGCGCCGGCAATGGCGTCGGCTTCAGCAGCGAGTTGGCCCTCGAGGCCGCGTTCGTAGCTGTCGGTCAGCAGTTGGGTCGCCGTGCCGAGTGCGTGTGTCGGTCCAGCCGCGAGTTCCGAAGCGAGTGACTCGAGTCGCTCGTCGAACTCGTCGGCGGGTGCGACCTCCGTCGCGAGCCCCATCTCGACGGCGTCGTCCGGTGCGATCGCCTCGTCGCGGAGGACGATTTCTTTCGCTTTTCGGAGCCCGACGAGTCGCGGCAGGAAGAAGGTCGCGCCGCCGTCGCCAGTCAATCCGATCCCGGGATAGGCGAACTTCAGCGTCGCGTCTTCGCCGAGGACGACCAGATCAGGCAACAGCGCGAGGCTGAAGCCGATACCGGCCGCGATGCCGTTGATTCCCCCGACGACGGGTGTCTTCGTCCGGTGGAACTGGGAGATTGCTTCGTGGGCGCGGCCGGCCAGTTCCCGGAGGTGTGGGGCGTCGGCGGCGTCGCCCGTGAGCTGAGAGAGGTCGGCTCCGGAGCCGAAGAAGTTCCCCTCGTGGGTTAGGACGATACACCGGGTGTCCGGATCGTCGCCAAGCGTCGTGGCGACCGACACCAGTTCGTTCGCCATCTCGAGGGAGAGTGCGTTCCGACCGGCCGTGCTGTCGAGCGTTACCGTTGCGACGCCGTCGTCGTGGTCGACGGACAGGTTTTCGTACGCAGCCATATCGATCGTCGATTACTCTCGAGAGATGTTAACGATACTGATCTCTGACCCTGCCCGTGGCGGCCACAAAAGAAGACAGGCGGTATCGCGGGCCGTGATCAGTCGACGTATTCAGTCAGATCGAGCGGCTCCGTCCGGAAGAGGTCCGGATGCATCTCAGCAACGTCATCTGCAATCGCGGGCGTACACTCGAGTTGGTCGAGGACGTCTTCCTCGAGGTCGATGCCGGGTGCGACCTCGACGAGCGTAAGCCCGTCCTCGCGAAGGTCGAAGACCGCGCGTTCGGTGACGTACCGAACTGGCTGGTCGATCTCGCGAGCGTACTCGCCGCTGAAGGTGATCTGTTCGACGGACTCGAGGAACTTCGGCTGAGCACCCTCGCGTTCGATCGCGAGTTCTCCGTCGCCGACGTCGATCTCGAGGCCCTTGGTCGTCAGCGTCCCACAGAAGACGACCGTCTCGGCGTTTTGCGTGATGTTGATGAAGCCGCCACAGCCGGGCAGTTGCGAGCCGAAGCGGCTCACGTTGATGTTGCCCGCGGGATCGACTTGGGCCATTCCCAGGAAGCCGAAGTCGAGGCCGCCGCCGTCGTAAAAGTCGAACTGCTGGGTGGAGGCGACGAGCGCCTCGTGGCCGGTCGCGGTTCCGAAGCTGATCCCGCCCGAGGCGGAGCCGCCGACGGGGCCGGACTCGACAGTCTGAGTGATCTCGTCGTCGATGCCGCCTTCCGCTGCCACGGCGGGGATGAGTTCGGGGACCCCGACGCCGAGGTTGATGACCGCATCGCTCGAGAGCTCCATCGCGGCCCGTCGGGCGATGATCTTCTTCGCCGACAGCGGTGCGTCATCTGGCGAGTTGCTCGCGGGTGGTTTGATTTCGCCGCTGTAGGCGGGGTTGTACGCTTCGGCGTACGTCTGCGGGTGGTGTGACGCCGGAGCCTCGACGACTGCATCGACGAGCACGCCCGGAACGGCGACCGACCGCGGATCGAGCGTCCCCGTCTCGGTGACGCGCTCGACCTGCGCGATCACGGTGCCACCGGAGTTGTGGGCCGCCTGTGCCATCGCCAGCACGTTCGACTCGAGGGCCTCCCGTTCCATCGTGATGTTGCCGTTCTCGTCGGCGGTCGTTCCCCGAATAATCGCGACGTCGATGGGGACCGACCGATAGAACAGGTACTCTTCGCCGTCGAGTGTCACGACGTCGACGATGTCCTCGGTCGTACTGTCGTTGGCCTTCGCCCCGTCCTGTCGCGGGTCGACGAAGGTCCCGAGGCCGACGTTCGTGATCGTGCCGGGTTTACCCGCCGCCGTATCCCGGAGCATGTGATCCATCGCACCGAACGGCAGGTTGTACGCCTCGACGTCCTCCTCGACGATCCGCTCCATCAGATCGGGCGTGAATCCCCAGTGGCTAGCGATCGTCCGCTCGATCATGCCGTCCTGAACGAGATGGGAGACGCCGTTCCCCTGTCGGTCGCCCTCTGCAGCCGGGTGATACAATGTGAGATCGCCCGGTGTGCCCGTCTCCGCGTAGCGCTCGCCGAGTCCCTCGAGGAGATATTCGGGAATGCCAACGGCCACGAAGCCGCCGATGCCGACGGTGTCGCCGTCATCGATCAGCTCGACTGCCGTCTCCCGTGACTGGATGACTGTCATACGTACTACCCTCCGGGCGAGCGCCCATTTCTATGTATCTATTCGCCGACGGATCGCACCCTTTAGTAGCCCACTCGCAAATACCGAGGTATGGAGCTTACCCACGAACAGCAGCTCATCCAAGATACGGTGCAGGAGTTCGTCGAAAACGAGGTCGGTGCCGACGTTCACGATGCCGACGAAAAGCAGAAATTCCCGGAAGACGTCTGGGATGGGCTCGCGGAACTGGACTTTACCGGCATGACGGTGCCCGAGGAGTACGGCGGTCTCGACGTCGACGAACTCACCTACAGCATCATCAACGAGGAACTCGCCTACGGCCACCTCGCCGTCGCGACGGCGCTGTCGGTCCACTGTCTCGCGACGTCGTGTATCCGCCAGTTCGGCTCCGAAGCGCACAAAGAAGAGTGGCTGCCGGAGATGGCCCGTGGCCGACCCGTCGGTGCGTTCGCCCTCTCAGAACCCGACGCCGGCTCGAACCCTGCTGAGATGTCGACCGAAGCCCGACTCGAGGGCGACGAGTACGTCATCAACGGCAAGAAACAGTGGATCACGAACGGTGAGCGTGCAGGCGTCGTCATCCTGTTCGCCAAGACCGATCGCGACGACCCCGACACCGTCACCCAGTTCCTCGTGCCGAAAGACGTCGAAGGCCTCGAGGTCGGCAAGAAAGAGGACAAACTCGGCCTCCGAGCGAGCGACACGACGACGCTCATCTTCGACGATGTCCGAATTCCGGCCGAAAACCGCCTGACTGAGGTCGGTCGCGGACTCAAAGCCGCGTTCTCGATCCTGACTGGCGGCCGCGTGGCGATCGCGAGTCAGGCGGTCGGCGTCGCACAGGCTGCCCTCGACGACTCGGTCCAGTACGCGAACGAACGCGAGCAGTTTGGCCAACCGATCATCGAACACCAGGCGATCAGCCAGAAACTCGCCGACATGCAGACAGACGTCCAGGCAGCGCGCCTGCTGACTCGTGATGCTGCGCGGAAAAACGAGGATGGCGTCGCAGCGAAGGCCGCGGCGATGGCGAAGTACTTCGCCAGCGAGACGGCCGTCGACGTAGCGAACGAGGCCGTCCAGATCCACGGCGGCTACGGCTACACCAAAGACTTCGACGTCGAGCGCTACTACCGCGACGCCAAGATCACGACGATCTACGAAGGAACGTCCGAGATCCAGAAAAAGATCATCGCCCGCCACCTCAAACAGTAGGGGCGGACTGAATGCCCACTGGGATCGTCGTTGGGTCGAGTAAACCCAGTTCAGTCGTACTCGTAGAAGCCCGAACCCGTCTTTTTACCGAGTTCGCCCGCCTCGACTTTCCGCTTGAGGAGGTAGGCCGGTTTGTACCGATCGCCGAGTTCCTCGTGAAGCGTTTCCGTGGCGTGCAGACAGATATCGAGACCGATGTGGTCGGCGAGCGTCAGCGGCCCCATCGGCACGTTCGTCCCGAGTTCCATCCCCGCGTCGATGTCCTCTTTCGTCGCGACGCCTTCGTCGAACGCGCGAATCCCCTCGTTGATCCAAGGCATGAGAATGCGGTTCGTGACGAAGCCGGGCTTGTCGTCCGACTCCCAAGTCGTCTTCTCCAAATCCTCGGCGAACTCGTGGGCGACATCGACGAGTTCGGGGTCGGTCTGTTCGCCAACGACAATCTCGACACCTGGCATCACCGGCACGGGGTTCATGAAGTGCAGTCCGACGACCGACTCCGGTCGCTCCGTCGCTGCGGCAATCGACGTGATCGAAAGCGTGCTCGTGTTCGTCGCGAGCACGGCGTCGTCGGCTGCGATTTCGTCGAGGTCGCCGAAGATATCGCGTTTGATATCGAGATCCTCGAGCGCTGCCTCAACGACGAGGTCACAGTCCGCGAGGTCCTCGAGTTCGGTCGTGCCGGTGATTCGGTCGCGAACAGCTGCGGCCTCGTCTTCGGTGAGCGTCTCGTTCGAGACGAGTCGACCCAGACTGTCGTCGATCGTCTCGAAGCCGTTCTCGACGAACTCCTGTTCGATGTCGCGCATCACGACATCGTAGCCGTGTGTGGCGGCGACCTGTGCGATACCACTACCCATCGTTCCCGCGCCGATAACGCCGACGCGGTTGATCGTCTCTACGTCCATCACCAGTGTCTGTTCCGAGCAAGCCAATAAGTGTGCCGACTCGACAGATCTCACTGTCGGTCCCGCTGGCTGTCGCGAGCCGTTCGATACACATATAGTCCTGTCTGCCCAACTGTAGCGTGGTAGATAATGTCGAAGGCATTCGTCGCCGGAACAGGGATGACTGCGTTCGGAACGTTCCCCGATCGGAGAGGGAGAGATATGTTTGCAGAAGCCGGGCTCGCTGCGCTCGACGATGCCGGGCTTGGCCCTGAGGACATCGACGAGGTGTTTTACGGCAACTTCATCGGGACGCTTGCGGAAAATCAGGGCCATCAGGGACCGCTGGCAGCCGAAGCACTGGGTACGACCGCCCCGTCTAGGCGGGTCGAAAGCGCGTGTGCCTCGAGTGGCCTCGCGATTCGAGATGCAGTCCGTGCGGTCCGAAGCGGCGAGGCAGATGTCGTCGTCGCGGGTGGAATGGAACGGATGAGCAACATGGGAACTGCTGGAGCGACCGACGGATTGGCCCGTGCCGCCGACGATCTCTTCGAGATTCGATCCGGCGTCACGTTCCCCGCAGCGTACGCGTTGATGGCACGAGCGTACTTCGACGAGTTCGGCGGCGATCGTGAAGATCTCGCTCACATTGCCGTCAAGAATCACGACAACGCACTCGTCAACGACCACGCCCACCTCCAAGAGGAGATCACCGTCGACGACGTCCTCGAGTCACCAGAAATCGCGGCCCCGCTCACGCTGTACGACGCCTGTCCGATCAGTGACGGCGCAGCCGCACTCGTCTTGCTGTCGCCCTCCTACGCCGAGGAACACGGTCTCGACAGTGGCGTTGCGATCACGGGCTCGGGCCACGGCGGCGATACAATGGCTCTGCAGGATCGCCAGTCGCTCGCAACGGCCCCAGCGACACGCGACGCTGCCGAGGAGGCCTACGACGACGCGGGAATCAGCCCTGACGACGTCGGCTTCGTCGAAGTCCACGACTGCTTTACGATCGCCGAAGTGCTCGCCCTCGAAGGCCTCGGCCTCTACAGCTACGGGGAAGGGATCGGCGCGGCCCGACGCGGCGAGACGCGCCGCGACGGCGACCTCCCAGTGAACCTCTCGGGTGGACTCAAAGCGAAGGGTCACCCCGTCGGCGCAACCGGCGCAGCACAGGTCGCAGCCGTCAGCAATCTGCTTACCGGCATTCATCCACGAGCCGATGCCGTCAGCGAGGATGTCACCGTCGGCCTCGCACACAACGCGGGTGGGACGGTTGCCAGTGCAGCCGTGCACGTTCTGGAGGTGACACGATGACGGACACACAGGATGGGTGCTACGACGCGTTCCTCGACGCACTCGAGGCCAGCGACGGCTACTACTACGAGTGTGCGGATGGTCACGCGCTGGTCCCACCCCGACGTGTCTGTCCACACTGCGGTGACCGAGAGTTAGAGCGGGTGGAACTGCCTGAAACGGGTTCGATCGTCACCCACACGACTGTCGCCGTTCCAACGCCGCAGTTCGAAGACGATGCGCCGTACGTCACGGCGATCGCGACGTTCGGACAGGCCAAACTGACCGGTATCCTTCGAGACGTCGATCCGAACGACGTCGAAATCGGGCAGGAAGTCACCGTCACCGTCGACACAGCCGAAACCACTGGCGATCGGACGATCACGTTTGACCGACACAGCTAGTTCGATGTCACACACGACACCGATCACCATCGACTGGGGTGATACCGACGCCGGCGGGCTCATCTACTATCCACGGTTCTTTCATTTCGTGATCGTCGGGCTGAACGACTACTTCAGTCAGGCCACTGACGGCGAGCATCCGATGGAATCGTACCGGAAAGATGGGTATCTCCTCCCCGCAGTCGAGGCGTCGGCGTCGTTTCACTCGCCGCTTCGGGCTGGCGACACCGCGCTCCTCGAGACGACCGTCGTCGACAGCGGTACGTCGTCGCTGACGGTGGCGTTTACCATCGTGCGACCGTCGACCGACGAACGCGTCGCCGACGGCGAGGTGTCGTTCGTCTTCGTCGACGAGACGTTCGAGGCGACGCCGTTGCCCGACGACATGCGCGAGTGTATCCGAGAACGCGGTGACGCAGCGAACTAAGACCGGCTTCACGCCCTCGCGTCCCCGCGTCCGTGGGCACTTTTCGAACACACCGAGAGGAATACTCCTCGAGTAGCGACATCGTCGGGGAGCCATGAGAGACGTCCGAAAAGAGCCGTCGATTCGTGAACGGTCCGATTACCGACCGAAACGAGTGTCTACAGTTGGTGGCTGACCGATCATCTAGCTGTGTTTTTCTTGCTCCTGCTGGCGAAGCTCGACGCGGCGGATCTTGCCACTCGAGGTCTTGGGGAGTTCGTCGACGAACTCGATCCGGCGGGGGTATTTGTACGGAGCCGTCTCCTCTTTCATGAACTCCTGCAGTTCGACCTTGAGGTCGTCGCTGCCCTCGTAGCCCTCGGCGAGGATGACGTAGGTTTTGACGACGCTGCCACGTTCGTCGTGTGGGCTGTCGACGGCGGCTGCCTCGGCGACGGCGTCGTGGCTGACGAGTGCGTCTTCGACTTCGAATGGGCCGATGCGGTATCCGGAGGAGATGATGATGTCGTCGGCGCGGCCTTCGAAGAAGAAGTAGCCGTCTTCGTCCTGAGAGGCCAAGTCACCGGTACGGTAGTACTCACCCGAGAGTTTCTGCTCGTCGAGTTCCGGTTTTTCGTAGTAGCCGTCGAAGATCGCTGGGGAGTCGACCGGCACCGCGATCTCGCCGATCTCGCCGGTTTCAACCTCTTCTTCCTCGTCGACCTCGATGATCGTCGCCCCGACGCCGGGGGTTGGTTTCCCCATGCTGCCGGTCTTGACGTCGATGCCCGGGTAGTTCGTCACGAGTGCGACCGTCTCGGTCTGGCCGTAGCCGTCGCGTGGCGTGACGCCCCACGCGTCCTGAATGCGCTCGATCGGCTCGCGGTTGAGTGGTTCGCCCGCCGACAGCGTGTCGTTCAACTGGACGTCGTAGTCGTCGAGGTCGGCGTTCGCGAACATCCGGTACTGGGTCGGGACCGCACAGAGTTTCGTGACGCCTTCGTCCTCGAGGATCTGGAGGAACGTCTCCGGTTCGAAGTCGCCATCGTAGATCAACTGCGTCGCGCCCGTCGTCAGTCCGACACCGATCGGACTCCAGAACCACTTGGCCCAGCCGGTGCCGGTCGTCGCCCACAGCAGTTCCTCCTCGAGATCGGTGTCTTCGTCGACGCCCCACCAGTACGGCGCGTTGATCTGATTGAAGCAGTACTGCCAGCGGTGTTTGTGTAGGACTGGCTTCGGCTGACCGGTCGTTCCGCTGGTATAATTGATCGACATCGGGTCCTCGGCCGCGAGATCAGGACCATCGTAGTCGGTCGACTGCCCGTCCATCACCGACTGGAACGTCGTCCAACGATCGTCGTCGAGCGCGTCCTCGTCACCCTCGAGAACGATCACGCGCTCGAGTGGCGTCTCCTCGAGTACGGGTTCGACCATGTCGGTGAGCGACTCGTGGACGACGATTGTCGTCGCGTTACAGTCGTTCGCACGGAACTCGATATCTTTTGCTCGCAGCATCGACGAACACGGGACCAACAACGAGCCAGTCGCGAGTGCACCGAGCTGGATCACGAACGTGTCTGGATGCCGCGGGAGCAAGTGCATGGTCCGGTCGCCCTTGCCGACACCCAGTTCCTCGAGGCCGTTTGCAAATTGGTTCATCCCGTCGCGAAGGTCGGCGTAGGTTCGTTCCTCCCGATGGCCGTCGTCGCTCAGAAAGTGAACGGCGACTCGGTCGCCGAACGACGCCGCGTGGTCGGCGACGGTCGACGTGACCGTATACGATTCCGGAATATTCCATTCGAACTCCTCGACTATGGTATCGTAATCCACACCCATACTCGACCAATCATACCATGCCTGCTTTAATGTTTTGCTGCTTCCAGCGTTCGTACCGGTGTCAACGGATATATCCGTTGGGTCCGGAATCAGCCGATTTGCCACCGATAGCGAGTCTCGGTTTTAGGTAGAGTCGAATGCCTCGTGGGAACTCTTAACAGTGTATACACCACTACTCGAGTATGGACACGAGCAAGCAACTCTACGAACTCGAGGCCACGGGCTGGAAGCGAGGGCTGTATGACGACGTCAAACGGACGTTCCGCGCGCCGATCGTCAACTGGATCTTCCGAACGACGATCGCGAACTACCCCGAGTTCGTTCGGTACGCATGGGGGCAGGTGAAACCGGCGTTCGAGACCGCTCGCTTCGGCCAGTTTTCGGTTACGTATCGCGATACCGTTCTCTCGGCGGTTTCGGCGGACACATCGATTCCGACCTATCGCTGTGACGAACTCGAAGTATCCCCGTCCGAATACGGTGAACTTCGCGGCCAACTCGAGACGTACGATATCGTCGCCCCGCGCCTCGCCGTCCTCTTCGAACTCGTCGACAGAGCGCTGTCCGAGAAACCGATCGGCACTGAGCCCGATCGAACTCGAGCAGCGACCGCACCGTTGCCCGCCTGGCTCGATGCCGATCGAGGGCGGCCGCCGACGATGGTCGCGTTCGACGAGTCGCCGGCGGAACTGGCCGACGTTGTCGACGGGATCCAGTCGTTTCACGGTCTCGAGGACGGCCTGCCGAGTATCTACCGGACAGTTGCCCAGTGGCCCGGATATTTACTCCCGATGTGGAACGATCTCGAACCGGTGCTCCGCAGTGACGGGTTCTCGACGGCGGTCGATGACGGTCGCGCAGTCGTCACCGAGTACGTGGACTCACTCGCTTACACGCCACAACTCGGCCCCGACGCGCTCGCACAGCAGGGCCTCGACGAATCGGCGATCGACGAACTTCAGGATCTGTTCAGGGAGTTCAATCAGGGTGTGATCGAGACCGTCATCCCAGCGCTGCCGGTGTACGCAACGACGGTCGACGCCGTCGGCAGCCGCTCGCTCGAGTAAGCGAGCGGAGGTTCATATTTCGTCGCAGCCGTGTGAAATTCACCCATAGTATATTGCCAGTGCGAGCGAACAATGCTCGTATGTCATTCGATCCAACCGCCGTCGAAACGATCACCGTCGACTCGTATGGGACCCTCGTCGATCCGGCTGCCGTTGAACGAACACTCGAGACACACGTCGACGACGAACACGTCCAGTCGGTATCCAACCAGTGGCGTAGTCGCTCACTGATGTACACGATGGTGAGTAACTTCACCGACAGCTACCAACCGTTTTACGACATGAACCGCGATGCGCTACGAGTTGCGCTCGCAGGCCACGGCGTCGACCTCGACTCGGAGACGATCGAGGAAATCCTCGCTTCGTACCACGATCTCGATCCGTTCGAGGACGTCCGCAGCGGACTCGCAGCGATAGCCGACGCCGGGTACGACGTCTTCGTGGTCTCGAACGGCAATCCAGACATGCTCGAGTCGATGGTCGAGACGGCTGATCTCGAGTCAGTACTGTCGGGCACGATCAGTGCGGACGAGATTCGGACGTTCAAACCCGATAGCGAGATCTATCGACACGCGGCGGCACGAACGGGGACGCCGATCGAGTCGATCGCCCATGTCGCTGGGCCGACCTTCGACGTGCAGGGGGCGATGCACGCGGGCATGCAGGGGGTCTGGATCAATCGAACGGGTGGTATCTGGGATCCGTTCGCGGACGAGCCGAATCTGACGATCAAAACGTTCGACGAGTTAGCAGTCGAACTCGGCGTATAGCGTCGCTCACGTCTCGTTACGATCGTCTTCCGAGCAAGCAGTATCCGTCATTCTGCACGTACTGCGCAATCGTCAATGATTTTATAATAAATATTCTTTAAATTATTGGTCTCGGCGGGAATGACGTATTCACACCGCCGTATTCAAGTAGTCGCGAACCATAATTCGACATACATAACAATTTAATACTTGCAATATGACGGAGAGTAGTGTATGCAGACTCATACCAAGGAAGCGCTGGCATCATTGACTGCAGCGGTAGCACTCATTGGTGTCATACACGCGGGGATCTGGTTCACGATGTTCGGGACCCCCGATTTGACCGTGTTGGGGTTCCCGTTCCACTACTTTTGGTTAGTGGCGGGTGGGCCAGTGGCGATGTTCGTCCTGTACTGGGTGTACTACCAGTACATCACGTCGTCCATTATGGAAGAGAAACGGCAGCTGAAGGCGTCTGCAGGTGGCGTTGGAGCACCTGACGATATCGGCGCAAAAGCGGGTGATGACGATGATTGAGCCGCTGGCACTCCAGCAAACGGGGGAGTACCCGTTTCAGGAGACGTTCACCGACCTCGTGATCCCGATCGGGATCATCGTCGTGATGTTTCTCGTGTTCTACGGGATCAGTTACTACATGAAAAGCAACATCC includes:
- a CDS encoding enoyl-CoA hydratase/isomerase family protein — its product is MAAYENLSVDHDDGVATVTLDSTAGRNALSLEMANELVSVATTLGDDPDTRCIVLTHEGNFFGSGADLSQLTGDAADAPHLRELAGRAHEAISQFHRTKTPVVGGINGIAAGIGFSLALLPDLVVLGEDATLKFAYPGIGLTGDGGATFFLPRLVGLRKAKEIVLRDEAIAPDDAVEMGLATEVAPADEFDERLESLASELAAGPTHALGTATQLLTDSYERGLEGQLAAEADAIAGASKTEDYERGLEAFFGDGDPEFVGR
- a CDS encoding acyl CoA:acetate/3-ketoacid CoA transferase — translated: MTVIQSRETAVELIDDGDTVGIGGFVAVGIPEYLLEGLGERYAETGTPGDLTLYHPAAEGDRQGNGVSHLVQDGMIERTIASHWGFTPDLMERIVEEDVEAYNLPFGAMDHMLRDTAAGKPGTITNVGLGTFVDPRQDGAKANDSTTEDIVDVVTLDGEEYLFYRSVPIDVAIIRGTTADENGNITMEREALESNVLAMAQAAHNSGGTVIAQVERVTETGTLDPRSVAVPGVLVDAVVEAPASHHPQTYAEAYNPAYSGEIKPPASNSPDDAPLSAKKIIARRAAMELSSDAVINLGVGVPELIPAVAAEGGIDDEITQTVESGPVGGSASGGISFGTATGHEALVASTQQFDFYDGGGLDFGFLGMAQVDPAGNINVSRFGSQLPGCGGFINITQNAETVVFCGTLTTKGLEIDVGDGELAIEREGAQPKFLESVEQITFSGEYAREIDQPVRYVTERAVFDLREDGLTLVEVAPGIDLEEDVLDQLECTPAIADDVAEMHPDLFRTEPLDLTEYVD
- a CDS encoding acyl-CoA dehydrogenase family protein, with product MELTHEQQLIQDTVQEFVENEVGADVHDADEKQKFPEDVWDGLAELDFTGMTVPEEYGGLDVDELTYSIINEELAYGHLAVATALSVHCLATSCIRQFGSEAHKEEWLPEMARGRPVGAFALSEPDAGSNPAEMSTEARLEGDEYVINGKKQWITNGERAGVVILFAKTDRDDPDTVTQFLVPKDVEGLEVGKKEDKLGLRASDTTTLIFDDVRIPAENRLTEVGRGLKAAFSILTGGRVAIASQAVGVAQAALDDSVQYANEREQFGQPIIEHQAISQKLADMQTDVQAARLLTRDAARKNEDGVAAKAAAMAKYFASETAVDVANEAVQIHGGYGYTKDFDVERYYRDAKITTIYEGTSEIQKKIIARHLKQ
- a CDS encoding LLM class flavin-dependent oxidoreductase, which produces MHLGLVIPRTGAHDPTDLAIDAEQQGYDSVWMGELWGTSSVVKLAEIAASTDEVELGTAIVNVFSRTPAVLAMTAATLDQVSDGRASFGVGTSTPTAVENIHGMEFERPVRRSHETIEIITKILRDDEPVDYDGELLGVNGVPPINADVPIYHAALGPANRRVVGRLCDGWMPHNIPFSELENAFEVVERTAREADRDPDEITIAPYVPAAVSDDAEEAYDAVRGHIAYYVGSGKGYQNAVSTLFPDEAERVAEAWQAGNRGEATGLVTDEMVHELGVAGTPEDAREQLRELIAETAMDRPLVTIPEQAADELATETIDALAPVSEA
- a CDS encoding IclR family transcriptional regulator; its protein translation is MGGTSNRSVERAFKLIDELAENGSGGVSELAERLDMPVSTVHDYLQALVATGYVTVHDTEYRTTTRFLEVGHRQRHRLEVFKAVRDELEDVASETGEHATLLIEEDDQAVILAVQEGPDAVNLFAYPGARMPLHATAPGKAMLAHMTDDRVDEIIDRQGLVAVTSQTITDPDVLFEQLESIRQQGYAIDEGERIAGMVCIAAPILDKSDRIRGSICVCGPQSRIDETRREEIADVIQRAANVTQVNLDYV